The region aaggaaAGGGAGGAGTGCAATTCGCTGTGGTTgcagtagattattttactaaatggactgaggccgaaccattagccacgattacatcgaagaaagtgttggactttgttgttaaaaatataatatgtcgctatggtctacctaaaaagatagtgtctgacaatggcacccagtttgacagcgacatatttaccgatttttgcactcggcatggcatcaccaaaagtttctcctcggtggcccatcctcaggccaatgggcaggttgaagcagtgaacaaaacattgaaggacactttgaagaagcgcctggaacaagctaagggtgcttgggcagatgagttaccagaagtcctttggtcgtataggactaccgctcggacggcaactggccataccccattctctttagcatatgggtatgaagccatgttacctgtggagatagatccaccctctcatagaaggaccgtctacaaccaagaggagaaccatcagttgttgacagaatcattggacttcctcgaagagagaagagaggaggcaagcctcagagtagcagctcatcaacaaaaagtggcacgctacttcaattccagagtgcgagatcgaaagttccaggttggagatttagtcctaaggaaggtgtttgttagagacccagcagccggtgtgctaggaccgaactgggaaggaccatatcaaattgaacaggtcttaccgcccggcacttacaagcttgctcgaTTGAATGGGGAGCTAATCAGAAACTACtagaatggcgagcacttgagaaaatattatcaataaatactacttgcagagtagtagctttgtatcaagtgcttaacttgttatttaagttttttgtttgtgaactggttatttgctacccagtcacattattttgaacaatgttattttgtttggaactcgttgttagacacgttttgtcatttattattacgagtaataaaagagaccacacGCATTGTGGTCGTACCTTGCTACAaactttgcatatgtgttgattatttttgttgggcagtgttcaactgtcataataatttaaacaaaacaggtcttttaAAAACTAATGtactggacagtgttcaactggtcggtatcataaTATGGAGGACCAACgtttagataatatttatgtagtggtcaactactgatatattttcgtgtatttcatgtgtttcacgagtagtaactactcgaacaaatccgatcaagtagtaagtgatcaaggatttatccaccctcaatcacttggggggcacatagggtatactggtatgtatttcaacacaggcaataagagcacgagcaaatatgtttgtttttgggctgacttaagctaacttgttttacaaagcttaagtaacttagaatttttcaaattctAAGTTAAAAACTGATATTCGTGTAACAAGACATTTACGCtaaatatgtttgtttttgggctgacttaagctaacttgttttacaaagcttaagtaacttagaatttttcaaattctAAGTTAAAAACTGATATTCGTGTAATAAGACATTTacgctcataaaaagttagagcaataagagcatgaggaagtatatttggtgtgaacttatggaatggtaaaaatttctaagttaaaaaactaaattctcatgtgaaattaaaggcatccaaaaactttgctatgcacaataaaaacttagaagtttgagATTGTCAACAAGgaaagagtaaagtgctaaatgtcaaaatagctcactagttcgagcaacaaaatacaaagtaaagtagacTGTGATGAACTACGAGAGGGAGTCACAGGCGAGCCCCTCTAGAGGGTTGATCGACTCCCTCCTCTGCATCAGATGCTCCTCTCGCTCGAAATGATATAGCAGAGCACGTTGGGGCGAGTGCAGGAGGGTTAGCGGCTTCTTCAGCGGCTcttgcttcacatctggcaagaTCCTCTGCTTGGGCCTCCTTGGGGAAACAATCAAGAttaagaggcttgttcagcttccagaccttatagaagcagtcaaaactggcatcctcaaagcgaatcaagtcaagctctttttcttgcttcagctcttcgttctcgctaatcaacctctcattgtctcgaactaactctttaatatcaagggattgcttctccaattgagttgtcaaggaagcattgttttgagcctgctttttgagagactcgtcccgttcagctatagttctctctgcttgctccagcttggacctggcctccaccagttgatcgtcctGCACCTTGATCAGCTCCTTGTAATCTACGGCTCGAAGCTGAGCAtgaccaatggtgacaagtgactgcatgaaagacaaaaagttaatacaagtaaaaatactaataacaaagtatctcgaggaaaaatgcttaccttcatcaattgagcgagtcctctcttcaagacaacttcgacactaagtcgagggtaggagtctaggctttgaagcgtcgatgcatcacggccaatatcctcaagaagccccttgcccaggtcgctaacagcacgaaaaagctcactcgaactaccctggtgagtaggagttaggctcgcagaaggaGGAAGGGAAGAGGGGGTCAATGGCGGAAGTGTAGTTGGTCCCCCAGGTTGCCTCCCTTGACTTGGCGGtactaccttctgaatcttctgtggaggcgtagagccacttccatcaccagttttcctctttgaagcaacgcaatctctgaacatgtctgaatctgcCAAGGATGAAAAAACAAGATTGTTAGAGAAATAAACATAATGAAACATATGCAAGTGTATACTACAATTGTGATGCTCTCTAATTACCAATTATAAAAAATATGCCTATTTTCACTAAgcatgtgttacctgcgttgaagatctgatcaaggaactcatcctcgtcgtccaaggatgagctaagttccccttcaacctggatagcttttcctttcccaggTTGAGCGGGAATAGTAGATCTACGCTGAGGATCAGGCTCTCTAATGACTAAGTCGCCAGGTCTACGGGAAAGCGGAGAAGGCCCAGGAGAATGCCGATCAGTCATTTGCTCTGTGCCCTCGGTAGACTGACCAGGCGTgtcgttctccccggtggtactttccaccaccAGATCCTGCTCACATGGCACCAGACTCACCATCTGGAGAAGGTCCAACGTGACCAACTTTTTTACATCCTTCTCTTtaagactcatgttagccaaTTTCTTGGCCCGCCTAAACATCCCTTCAGTGGGCAATGGTCGCTCGAACGGACCCGAGcgcgtaaaagccaagttgttggcctcaatatccaatgtgaggaagtattccttatgatattTCCCGGCGTTTGACTTATGGGAGATGCCATTGAGATATGTAACCCCCCTATGCCTGTGATAGAAATGGAAGAAACCTGAGTTGTTATGAGAAGGGTTGGTCCgaagatcaaacaggtaatgcacctcatgaggggtgggctcgtcccaaccattcaGAAAATAAAGAATATACAGCGCAGAGAGTGCCTGTATCCCATTCGGCGTGATCTGAAATGGGGAGATGTTGAAGTAGTCTGCTACGGACCGGAAATAGATGTGCAGCGGGAGTGTTGCTCCAGCTTGTACATGGTacctggaccaggcacagtaccttccaccgggcctattggctctttgatgcGAGCCCGGACACGTCATGTTTGCCCCactcaagcctaaagcttcaatgtgtttcTGGAATAGAGCGGGATTAAGTTTTGAGGCTTCGGCAAcgaaccaggagggttcttcttctccctcatcaCGTGGCTTCTGAACAGCCAAATCCAGGATCGCAGTAGCAAATTTCAGAAAAGGCTTTCTTGAAGCTGTGGTAGTGCAGGTTTGAttgcgctttaccaccttctgtactgctctgcgggcaacctgcggatcgtgttcctgagggagcctgttagattgcttcaccctcatcgtcgactgagaagCCTGTCGAAGAAATTGTTCCTCGTGAAGAAGATATaaggctgagcgagggaggatctgcttgaagcggcaAAGACGATCCTCTGGAGTGTAACCAATAGACGAGcctggtgaggaatcgctattcaagggagtctcgattgtttgcggggcggatgattcggagtccgtatgattgtcacctcccctatagtcagagcgattcatctgcaaaaatgaataaaaaatggggaggtgagtaaccatacagaaaaaattcatcgaaaataagaattatttatatacttggaaaattttgtccaagttataaaaatatagcgcatgtggaaaaaataattttaatgcccAAAAGTGCCTAAAAGGCACTTAAAGTATTGAACTTATTAAACTTTGTAGAAGGAggcatttttgggattttcctaTAAGGCTAGGTTCCTTATGTACACAGTTAACATACAGAGGTTGGTTGCATGTTTGGAAGGAAAAAAGGCCAAAGCCTAAGAAAAGTAtgtatggtccgatcggaccacattttgaGCTCAGGAGGGAGGTTCTATGCATTCGATCGTACATAGCTTGGCTGGGAGGGCATTCGACCTTACCTCCATGCGAGCCTAACCCCAAAGCGCCTGTGACACGTCCGATCGGACACATTCCAGCCAGGAGACGTCCTGCCTCGCCACCTCACGAGCCTCGCGCAAGCCTCCAGAACGCCCGATCGGGCGTAGCGTGCCCGAGGAGAGGTGTGCACCCTGGTCCCGAGAGTTCGCCTGGTGTGCCTCGTGCCTCCAAAGCTTCTAGCCAGCAGCAACAAGTTAGGTTCGACTGGGCATTGGTGTCTAGGGAAGTTCGGATTTAACTAGTAAAAATCTGGGCACTTAAAAGCAAAGGAAGgagcgtgtggtccgatcggaccacacacttATCTGAAATTTTTCAAGGCCCGATCGGAAGTGGTTGTCTCACCTCGTTCAGAAGAGATACACGCCTCAAGCTTGAACCATGGTTCATCATCCCCGATCGAACATGAGTTCACCATGAGGacaaagtgtggtccgatcggaccactcgcttatgcccagaatttctgggcaaaAAACTATGTAAAAAATGACCCCTAATGGCATACTTTGCCTACCTTGAATCCGAACCAAATAAACAAAGCCCTAAAAATCCCTAGTCTCAAACACATTCCATCATTTACATAaacaaaaaacaagatcaaaacatataagtgaaaggttttcttcatgttcttaaaaacccattacattacactatcaaaaccctcaaaacccatattcatgtttatgtcaaaataccaaaaatgtcTTGAAATTCCTAAAAGCTTAAGGGAAAATTcgggttacccatgccacaaacCTTATCAAGACCACAAGCAAACACATTGAACAAGACAtattcaagaacttcaagaacatccaagggacaagcatattcggccatgacatttttttttagaaaagaaaatgtagcaatctaagaggcatggagaagaagacttacccaaggttGGAGAGCTTTGATTTTGCTTGGAGGATGCTTGAAGATGAGGAGCTCCCCTTGAAGATTGTAAAGTCGGCAAGAGGAGGGAGTCCTTGAGAGGGTTTCGGCCAAGGGAGAAGATGAAGGGTTtttagaatatatttttttttttttgtatgtgtgaaGAAGAGAATGTAAAGTGGGGATATTTgaagggaaaaaagtgggtttttcaTTTACTTTTGAACCTCTGGTATTCTGGGATTATCTTTcctccacgatcatgggtggatttttgcagtcatcgtgggtctgctgcatgaagatgaacagttattattttttataatgacgtcagccgaagaaaaagtttattacgtgaataaatcatataataaacttggggggcaaatgttgtcccaaaaatttgaaaagaatgacgtggcggtGAAATGGACACGTGGCATAAGTTAGTAAGGTGATCTGGCTTGGTAATGGCCTAATACATTAGTTAAGGAATGGGACAGAgagtcaagccaaatacgcccaaTCGAAGAGAGTATTTAGACTGGGGGTCGCTTGGAGAAAGGAGGCTTACCCCAGGGTTGGAGAACTTTGAgtttgcttggctcagacctcagtttaaagacccctataattaaattggtgccaagaccaagaaagtgaaagggaggtatgaattttggttcaagatataaaaacagtaggtccgatcagacctaagcttaggggacctcttgttaagcttggctcgaataagttcaaaaagaataaggctcaagttttactcaaaaggggaaagccacatagtggCCGATCGAGCATACACATAGGAGGTACCTTCGACCATTCAGGTCCAAGGAGGAAtagatggtggctcggaccaccttggtccgaggagagaagcctaatgcccgatcgagcatttggttgagcgaaggggttcaaacctagttggcccaaggagaag is a window of Humulus lupulus chromosome 4, drHumLupu1.1, whole genome shotgun sequence DNA encoding:
- the LOC133832661 gene encoding uncharacterized protein LOC133832661; translated protein: MSLKEKDVKKLVTLDLLQMVSLVPCEQDLVVESTTGENDTPGQSTEGTEQMTDRHSPGPSPLSRRPGDLVIREPDPQRRSTIPAQPGKGKAIQKIQKVVPPSQGRQPGGPTTLPPLTPSSLPPSASLTPTHQGSSSELFRAVSDLGKGLLEDIGRDASTLQSLDSYPRLSVEVVLKRGLAQLMKSLVTIGHAQLRAVDYKELIKVQDDQLVEARSKLEQAERTIAERDESLKKQAQNNASLTTQLEKQSLDIKELVRDNERLISENEELKQEKELDLIRFEDASFDCFYKVWKLNKPLNLDCFPKEAQAEDLARCEARAAEEAANPPALAPTCSAISFRARGASDAEEGVDQPSRGARL